The following is a genomic window from Thermodesulfobacteriota bacterium.
GGCAGTGCTTGTAATTGCAAACAGCAATGCTACAAAAGAAGAATTAATAAATCTGGGTGTAAAACCGGATAAGTTTGAGGTGATTTATCCCCGACTCGATATGCCTCCGGAAGTTGACTTGCCAGGTAAAGAAAAAGAGAACGGTATCTTTGATATCCTGTTTGTCGGTTACTGTGAACCCTTTAAGGAACTGCATGTCTTAATAAGAGCAATAGGTAGGCTAAAAGATCTGCCTGTTTGCTTACATATAGTAGGAGAAAATAAAGGCGAGCCAGAATATATGGATATGCTGAGAGATTTAATAGCAGATTTGGGACTTGAAGATAAGGTAATTTTTCATGGAAGGCTGGAAAAGGCTGAGCTATCTACCTGGTTCAAAAGAGCGGACCTCTTTGTTTCTCCCTCAAGGGGAGAGGGTTATGGAAGGGCACTGGCAGAGGCTATGTATTTTGGCCTCCCAGTAATAGGTGCAGATAAAGGGGCTTCCAAAGAGCTTATCGAGCATGGAATTAATGGTTTTTTGTTTGAAAGTGGGAATGATGAATCTCTGGCCACGTTTATTTTTAACCAGTATAAAGATGAATCATTAAGACAGCAATTTGGTAAAACTGGTAAAGAGTTAATAAAAAATAAAGCAAATTTTAAAAGAAACATAGGTAAACAGTTTTTTAATATTCTACAAAAGTATTCCTTATTGTGAAGCTTTTTAAAAGAATATAAGCTAAAATTAATAAGTTATCTTTACAATAATAAATATTAGTTTATGAAGATTCTTTTTATAAGACAGTATGCACCAGGTTTTTTTAGTACTTTTATTGATAAAGATTTCGACATTTTGCGAGAGGAACATGAAGTAGTTCGATTCGATTTCAGGGGATTTCAAGATTTGCCAGCTATGGTGAAAAAAGTCCAATGGTGCGATTTAACCTTCTCGTGGTTTGGCAAACTCCACGCTTTTTTCGCAGTTCTGTTATCTAAGCTCCTTGATAAAAAATCGATTGTTGTTTCAGGAGATGATGATGTCACAAATTACATAGTTGCAGGTAAACCTTATGGGCTCTGTGCTCACCCCATAAAGAGATATTTTGCATATTTTATTTTTAGCCACACTGATCTTGCTATAGCCATCTCTGAATTTGGCTTACAGGAGACGATTTTTAACGCAAAAGCCGATCCAAAAAGAACAATGCTGATTTATCATGGTTTTGATCACTCGACATTTAAATTATTACCAGGAATCATAAAACAGGGAAATATTGTAATCACAGTTGCGCATATTAATGAGGAAAATTATCATAGAAAGGGACTTAAACTATTTGTTGATTGTGCAAATCTGATGAAGGATATCAATTTTATAATAGTGGGGCCTTCGGATTTAAATACATTGAATTTATTAAAAAATAGAGCTGGCTCAAATGTTTCTTTTATTGGGCCCCAGTATGGGCAAAATTTAATAGAGACTTTAGGCAAAGCATCAGTATACGTTCAAGCGTCGGAATGGGAAAGTTTTGGCTGTTCCGTTGCAGAAGCTATGTTGTGCGAGTGTGTTCCTGTGGTATCTAAACGAACTGGTTTGCCAGAAGTTGTTGGTGATGCTGGTTATTATTTAGAGTATCTAAGCCCGCAAGAGTTGGCTGATACAATTAAAACTGCTCTCGTAAATCCTCAAGTTGGAAAGTTGGCACGCCAAAGAATTATAGAACACTTTCCATTGGAAAAACGAAGAAAAGAGCTGCTGGAAACGACAAAATCTTTAATGGGTGGTATGAAGTCGTGAGGATCATCTATTGCACATCCTGACACATATTTTATCTATCATACGATTTGTTTTGGTCAAGACTATAATTATTTGTCTGATGTAAAAGGAGCGAAAATGAATAATGTGTTTATTCATCCATCAGCAGAAGTTTCAAAAAATTCATCTATTGGTAAGGGGACAAAAATCTGGAATCATGTTCAAATAAGGGAAGGTGCAAAAATTGGAGACAACTGTATCGTAGGCAAGGATGTTTATATTGATAAGGGCGTAAAAATTGGAAATAATACGAAAATCCAAAACGGAATTTCGCTTTACAATGGAATTATTATTGAAGATGATGTTTTATTAGGTCCACATTGTGTTTTTACAAATGATTTATATCCTAGGTCATTTATTGCAGATTATAAAATTTATCCTATCCTTATCAAACGGGGGGCTTCAATAGGGGCTAATGCGACTATCGTATGTGGTATTACAATTGGGAAATATGCAATGATAGGAGCAGGATCAGTTGTCACAAAAAATGTTCCGGACCATGGGTTTGTTCTGGGCAATCCAGCTCGTCTCCGTGGTTTTGTTTGTCATTGTGGAAAACGTCTGAAAATTATGCGGAGACTTGATAATCATATGATCCTTATTTGTGAGCACTGCCATGAAAAACTTGATATTTCTTTATTAGCAATTGATGCTATAGTGGATATCTACCAGCTTGAGGATGATTAAACAGTGAGTAAACTTGTTTCAATAATTATACCTTTTAAGGATGAGGAAAAGTATTTACAAAAGTGTCTAAACTCTGTAACCAGTCAGACATACAATAATATTGAGATTATTCTTGTTGATGGAATGTCTCAAGATAACTCAGCTAAGATCGCAACTAATTTTGTTGCTCTTCACCCGAACATTTATATTTATGAGAACCAAAAATTGAATTCGGCTGCCGGACTTAATATTGGCATAAAAAAATCTCGTGGGGAAATCGTTATTATTTTAGGGGCACATTCAGAAGTTTTTCCTGATTATGTTTCAAAAAGTGTAGACTTGTTAGAAAAAACTGAAGCGGTTGTAGTTGGGGGCGTGTTAAACACTATGGGAAATGGGTATTTTGGCGAAATTATTGCAGTTGTTCTTTCTTCGGCTTTCGGAACTGGGTCAAAATTCAGATTTAAACATTCTCCTCAGTTCGTTGATACAGTCCCGTTTGGAGCATACAGGGCAAGTATTTTTAAAGAAATTGGTTTGTTTAACGAGGATATTCCTAGATGCGAAGATCTAGAATTAAATCATAGGATAATAAATGCTGGTGGGAAAATATATATTCATCCTGATATCAAAGCTACTTATTATTGTCGCAGAAAATTAACTGGTTTTATGAAACAAAGTTATGGGAATGGATACGATATAGTACGAGCGTTTTTACAAAACAGAAATGCGGTATCGATAAGGCATCTAGTACCATTTGTATTCTTATTTTCTATTATCATTCTATTAGCAACATCTTGTCTTTGGCGAATATCGAAAATTTTATTAATATCTGTCGTAAGCGTATATATCTTAAGCAGTATCTTTTTTTCAATTAAGTTGTCTTTTCATTATAAAATAAAATATCTGCCATGTTTGCCTGTTGTGTTTGCGATTCTACATCTGAGTTACGGAGTAGGTTCGTTCGTTAGTTTTATAAAAAGTTTTCGAAGAGAAATATTAACAAAGCTCCTAAGTTTTTATCTATTTGCCTCATTTGCCCTTTGGTCTTTTAGGACACATATATAATTAATGGTATTTTCATACCCAAAGCTGAGTGAATATGATTTTGGTATAATTCGTCTTTTTGGTTCAGGACTCGGCAATTTACTTTTCCCCTGGGCTCGCTTTATTGTTGCAACCAAAAAATATAATTTAACACCTATTAACCCTACTTGGCCACAAATAAAAATAAGAACATTCGTTAGGGGAGATCGCGATAAAAGAAGTTACATTAACTTTTTTTGTACTCCTTCGAGATATATTAAAGGAGTAAAAAAAATTTTATTATTATCGAAGCTATCAAAAATAACCGAAGAGGAATTTATTAAAAATCATAATAGAGACTATTCAGATACAATAGTAATATTCGAAGGAATGAAAAATTTATTTCAGGATATTTTAAAAGACTCCAATATGATACTTAGTGAACTTGTCTCGATTACTAAGTCAAAACATAAGTCAGGGCTTTTGTTTGACTTCTCAGGTTCTATTTCTGTTCATGTTCGACTTGGTGATTTCAGGTCTTCCATGGTAAGTCGTTTAGGGAAAACCCTTGAAGAAGGCGGATGGAACCTCCGTATACCTATCTCTTGGTATGTAAGTAAAATAAACCAACTTCGTGATGAGTTGGGAAAACAAGTCAAAGTATTTGTGTTTTCAGATGGTACAGACGAAGAGCTTTATCCCTTGGTGAGTTTGCCAAATGCAGAGCGGATATTTTTTGGTTCAAGTATTGCTGATTTGCTTGCCCTAAGCCGTGCAAATATCTTGGTAGCATCAGGCTCTACCTTTAGCATGTGGGCATCTTACCTCGGCAGAATGCCAGTTATCTGGCACAAAGGGCAGCTTAGACAGAGACTTTATGCTGAAAATGAGTCTTCTGAAATAGAGCTGTCTGAAGATGAAAATATTCCAAATCCATTTTTTCGTGTATTATGTGAACGAACTTAACAATAAGATCGAAAATATTGATTTACTAATGGGGATAATTGGAAAAACTGCAAAATATTTTAACCAAAAAACTTTAAGGCTTTTAGCCTATAAAAATGAATATGACCTTAGACCCTTTCTAATTTCTATAATAATTTTATATTTCTTAATCATATATATATCATCTTTTTTTATGTCCTATCATCTCTTCTGGCGAAATTATCTTGGAGTTCCTGCTTTAAGTCCTGGTTTTGCTGATCTTAGAGGTCTTCTTTCCGGAGTTGAATCATATCGAGAGGGTTATGACCCTTATCTTGACAACCCCCATGATCCATTTGGAAGGAAGTTTAATTATCCAAGAATATGGCTTAACTTGAGTGTTTTAGGAATAACCCAGAGCTTAACAAATTTAGTTGGAATCATATTTGCCTTTCTTTTTTTTATTTTGTTGTTATTAATTTTTAATAAAATTAACCTTGGCGAGTTAGTTTTTTATGCATTAGCTATCATTTCCCCAACAGTTATGTTATCGGTTGAACGAGGAAATACTGATCTTGTTATTTTTATGTTGATAGTCTTAGGATTGTTAATTTTAAATTCAAAAAAAAATTCGAGTTTCTGGGGGTATTTCCTATTAATTATTTCGACTATTCTTAAATTATTTCCCATTTTTGCATTTGCCAGTGTTTTAAGAGAGAAAAAAGGTGTTTGTATATTCACTTCTATTTTTGCATTAATAATTTTTTCTCTATATATTTATCTGAGCAACGATTTTTTTCTCATTAGCCGAAACACCCCTCGTTCTATGGGAATGTCTTATGGAGGACTTATAACTTTTGATTGGATTAACACCATTATTAAAAGGGTTTTAGAATTTAATATACCCCGTCCAACAATAATAATCATTTATGGGATATTTATTTTCTTTATTTTTTTATTATCTTATGTCCTTGCTGCTAAATTTGGAGGTATTACTAAGGATTATGAACCCTCTTTACATCTGGACGCATATAGAACTGGATCTTTCATTTTTATTGGTACATTTATCTATGGAAACAATTTTGATTATCGTCTTATTTTTTTGCTTATTGTATTGCCCCAAATGACATTATGGATTAAAGAACAAAAAGAATTCAGTAAAACATCTAAATATGCACTCATTTTATTGATTCTAACGCTCTACCTTTCCAGACTTGGCCCAAACTATAACCTCAATATTGATGAATTCATAAATTGGACACTGTTGATTTATTTTATATGGACAAACTTAGTGATATTACCCAATTGGGCCAAGAAAATTGTATTTCTTGGTCAGGTAAAGGTTTCTGTTTAGATTTTTTCTTAAATGATTGCTTCATCCGCCTCTGGCGGGTTCACAATGACAAACTGGGCATTTTTAAAGGTCTCAGGAAAGGAATAAAACATATTGCAAAACGTCTATGCTATGCTGGAAAGTCTACGCCCAAGGCATTGGATAAAAAACTTTGTTGTCTTCGCAGGGCTTTTATTTTCTCAAAACATTTTCAATTTTCCCCTGTTATTCAAAGTAATATTTGCCTTTCTTATTTTTTGCCTTCTCTCCAGCTCCGTTTACATTCTCAATGACCTTACCGACCTGGAAGAAGACAGACGCCATCCGGTTAAATCTCGCAGACCACTTGCTTCCGGAAGGCTTAAGGTCTCTCATGCCATATTAATACTGATATTTCTCATACCCTTCTTGCTGGGAATATCTTATTACCTTAGCCTGTCTTTTTTCCTTGTTGCGTTAGCTTATTTCTTACTTCAATTAGCTTACTCTTTTTCTCTGAAGCGCATAGTTATTTTAGATGTTTTTGCCATTGCCTGCGGTTTTGCACTCAGGGTTGTGGCTGGTGCAATGGTCATCGATGTAGAGATTTCCTCCTGGCTTCTAATCTGTACAATCCTTCTTGCTCTCTTCCTGGGATTTAGTAAGAGAAGACATGAATTGGTGGTGCTGGAAGGGGGGGCTCAGAAGCATAGAAAAGTTCTGACAGACTACAGCCCTTACCTGTTGGACCAGATGATCTCGGTAGTTACTGCTTCAACTGTGGTATCCTATGCCCTCTACACAATGTCCAGAGAAACGATAGAAAAGTTTGGCACCAGAAACCTTATATTCACCATACCATTTGTCCTCTACGGGATTTTTCGGTACCTGTATCTCATTCATAAAAAGGAAGAGGGAGGCAACCCGGAGAGTATTTTAGTTACAGATAAGCCTTTAATAGTTAGTATCCTTTTGTGGGCGATAACAGTAGGAATAATATTATACGGGAGATAAATGCCAATATCAAAAGTGGCGGCACTAAAAACCAGCCCCGAGACAATCCTGGATGATTACAAGGACTTAATGCATCTTGCAGAATACGATAAGTTTATTTCCAAAGATAAAGACACCCTTTTGAAACTCAATCTTTCATGGACAAAGTACTTTCCTTCCTGTTCTTCCCAACCCTGGCAGGTGGAAGGGGTAGTAAAAACCCTTATTGATGACGGCTTTTCCAGAGAAAGGCTGTTCCCTGTCGAGAATAAGACCGTGGTAACCGATCCCAGAAAAGGCGCTGTTAGCAATAAGTGGCTCCCTATATTGGAGAAATATGGACTCTCTTTCATACCGTTACCCGAGGTTAAATGGGTTAGATATGAGTTTAAAGAAAGACTTTTAAAACTGGACAAGATATTCCCTGAGGGAATTGAGATACCTGAGATGTTTATCGGGAAGAATGTTATTCACCTTCCAACGATAAAGACACATGGACATTCTATAACAACCGGAGCGGTTAAAAACTCCTTCGGGGGGCTGCTTAAAGAAGTAAGACACTATGCCCACAAGTATATTCATGAGGTTTTAGTCGATTTGATGATAATGCAGAGGGAGCTTCATCCCGGGATTTTTGCGGTAATGGATGGAACGGTATGCGGTGATGGTGCAGGACCAAGGACAATGATCCCTGAGATTAAGAATTACATCTTAGCCAGCAGTGATTCAGTAGCCATAGATTCCATCGCTGCCAGAATGATGGGATTTAATCCCATGGAGATCCCTTATATTCGTATGTGTCATGAGATGGGACTGGGGGTTGGAAACCCTGATGATATAGAGGTAACAGGAGAAGATATTTCTGATATAAGCTTTGGTTTTAATACAAAAAGAAGTTTAGTTATATGGGGAGACCAGCTGCTTCGAAAAGGGTTTTTGAGATTTTTGGAGAAACCCTTGCTTAATTCACCCTTAGTTTTCTGGGCACCGTTTGCCTCTAATCTTTACCATGATTATCTCTGGTATCCCCTAATTGGGAAGAAGAGAATCAGGGAATTTATGAAGACGGAGTGGGGAAAGCTGTTTAAAGGTTAAGAATGATAGGCTTTAATTCTATCATTTAATCAAAATGAGACGTTTGCAAAATGCGCAATTTGTATCTATTTTTTATTTCACTCTTAATATCATTCCTTTTTACCCCTTTGACCATAAGGTTGGCTAACATCTGGCAGGTAGTGGATAATCCTGGTCAGGTCAAGATTCAAAAAGAGCCTACACCCCGCCTGGGCGGGCTTGCAATATTTTCAGGGGTTTTTCTTTCGCTCTTGTTTTATCTTATCCTGAAAGAGGGGGAGATTGGTCTTCAAGTATTGGGTGTCATGCTTGGTGCTATGGCAATCTTTCTGGTAGGCTTACTCGATGATATATTTGAGCTTAAACCCTTACTCAAGTTTTCTGGTCAGCTTTTGGCGGCTTTGATACCAATACTTTTTGGTTTAAGGATGGAAATTGCTGTGTCGCTATGGATATCTGTCCCCCTGACCCTGTTTTTTGTCCTGGGAGCTTGTAACGCTTTAAATCTGATAGACGGTTTGGACGGGTTAGCTTCTGGGGTGACTATCCTGGTATCAACCTCCTTTCTCACCCTCTTTTTGATACAGGGTAACCCTTTTGGTGCGCTTTTATCTTTAATGGTGATGGGGAGTAACATGGGATTTTTGAGATACAACTTCCATAAGGCTAAAACCTACATGGGAGATTCAGGGAGCCTGTTTCTGGGTTATATCCTTGCAATACTTGCAATTTTGTGCATAAATAGCTCTCAAAATAGACTGTCCTCCTTACTGGCTGCTGTCCTGATTCTGGGGTTGCCTGTCTATGATACCGCCCTAAGCATCCTCCGCCGTTATCTTAACAAGAAGTCAATTTCCGTACCTGATCTGGGTCATTTTTATAACCGGTTGATGACAGGATACCACCTTTCCCACAGAAAGGCAGTAGGAGTATGCTGGATTATAAGTTCTGTATTTGGTCTTTTGGGGATTTTTTCCTATATTTCAACCCTAAGGATCGGTCTGTTTATTCTCCTCTCTGTAGGGATAATATGCACCATTGGAACTTTCAGACTGGGGTTTTTAGAAGAATAGATGTGTTATAACAAAGGAGGGAGTTTAAAGAGGGAACTTTTATTATGAGTAAGCTTGCCATTGATGGGGGAGTTCCTGTAAGAAGCAAGCCCTTCCCCCCCTGGCCTTATTTTTCTGAAGATGAAATCGGGGCAGTAACCAGGGTGCTTAAATCCGGGAAGGTCAATTACTGGACCGGGGAGGAAGGACATCTTTTTGAAAAGGAGTTTGCTGAATCTGTTGGTTGTAACTATGGGGTGACAGTTGCCAATGGATCGGTAGCCCTGGAGCTTGCCCTTATGGCATTGGGTATTGGTCATGGAGATGAAGTAGTTGTTACCCCCAGAACCTTTATCGCCTCGGCAAGCTGTATTGTAATCAGAGGGGCGAGGCCGGTCTTTGCCGATGTTGATTTGAATAGCGGAAATATAAATGCAGAGACTATAAATGCAGTTTTAACACCTAAGACAAAAGCCATTATCTGTGTGCATCTAGCTGGCTGGCCCTGCGATATGGGCCCGATTATGGATCTGGCAAAAAAAAAGGGGCTTTTCGTCATCGAGGATTGTGCCCAGGCGCACGGTGCTAAATATAGAGGAAGACCTGTCGGAAGCTTTGGACATATTGCTTGTTTTTCCTTCTGCCAGGACAAGATACTGACTACAGGTGGTGAGGGCGGGATGCTCCTTACCAACGATGAAGCCGTATTTAAGAAGGCATGGAGCTATAAGGACCATGGAAAGAGTTTTGATGCGGTATATCCGCCTCTGGCGGATTCATCCAAAGCTTGCTGGCTTCACGAAAGCATCGGGACAAACTTAAGGCTTACCGAGATGCAATCGGCTATCGGAAGGGTGGTCTTGAAGAAATTGCCCCACTGGGTAAAGCTCCGACGAAGGAATGCCGAAATATTAGAAGAGGGAGTCAAAGAATATTTTGCCTTAAGGGTTGCCATACCATCTGAAGACGTTTATAATTCATATTACAGATATTCTTCGTATATCCGCCCTGAGAGGTTAAATCCCGGTTGGGACAGGGACCGAATCGTAGCGGCTATCAATGCCGAGGGGATTCCGTCTTTTTCCTGGAACTGCTCCGAGGTATATCTGGAAAAGGCATTTAATAACAGTCAAAAGTTAAAAGTCAAAAGTCAAAAGAGGTTGCCCAATGCGAAGGAGCTGGGGGAGACATCCCTTATATTTCTGGTGCATCCTACTTTGGCGGAAGAGGATATGGAAGATGTGCTCAAGGCGATAGATAAGGTGATGAGGGTAACGAGTCACAAGTAACGAGTGACGAGTAACTCGTCACTAGCTAGGGATAATATATTTCATGTATAATCTAACTCCCTTATTTAAAACCCTTTTCAAGAAGACAGTCCTGAAAAGGTTTTTATTCTTTTTGATTTCAGACGCCATTCTTTTTAGTATGGCTCTTTATCTTTCCTTTTACCTTCGCTTTGAGGGTATTATACCCGATCGTTATCTGGTTCATTTTTATATCTCCCTCCCCCTGTTTATAAGCATCAAGATGCTGGTCTTCTACTTTTTTCAGATCTACCGATTTACGTGGTCATATATAGGTCTCTACGAACTCATAAAGGTGTTTATGGCTCAAACTCTGAGCTTATTACTTATCTCAGCCTCCATCTTGTTTTTTGCTTATGGAGAGCCTTTACTGGGCTTCCCACGCTCGATATTTTTAATAGATTATGCCTTTTCACTGATCATGGTTGAGGTCTTGAGGGCCTCAAAGAGGGCTTATATTTATGTCAGGAGAGGCTCTGTAGCCGGGCGGAGCAGGACCCTGATAATTGGGGCGGGAGATGCAGGGGTACAGATTGTAAGGGAGATGAAGACAGCAAAAGATTCTCCGTATTTGCCGGTGGCCTTTATAGATGACGATCCGTCAAAAAAAAGGGTCTCTATACAAGGCGTAGAGGTAGCGGGGATGAGGATGGATATTACACGAATTTCAAAAAAGTTGGACATAGAATTGGCTGTAATTGCTATGCCTTCAGCCTCCCCTATGGAGATCAGGGATATTGTATCTTACCTTTATAAAGCAGGAATAAATGAGATTCGTGTTATACCAGGTACTAAAGAAATTATATCCAGGGATATCAGCATTCTGGATATAAAAAAGATTGAGGTGGAAGATTTACTGGGTCGGGAGCCTGTAGAGATTGAATACGCTGAAGTTGAAA
Proteins encoded in this region:
- a CDS encoding glycosyltransferase family 4 protein, with translation MPDLKNRNRLFYIGSRPNDETTGGAKYMNEVLDYLDSHFSLIILNPEEERFFKERVNILNLGSIKAQFLSNLWAIRKLKEIGKSEIIIMNSYLRHRFLFFALWARSIKKCQLVIFVNAIYHYSLRSGFLNRLDKIITRILLNQAVLVIANSNATKEELINLGVKPDKFEVIYPRLDMPPEVDLPGKEKENGIFDILFVGYCEPFKELHVLIRAIGRLKDLPVCLHIVGENKGEPEYMDMLRDLIADLGLEDKVIFHGRLEKAELSTWFKRADLFVSPSRGEGYGRALAEAMYFGLPVIGADKGASKELIEHGINGFLFESGNDESLATFIFNQYKDESLRQQFGKTGKELIKNKANFKRNIGKQFFNILQKYSLL
- a CDS encoding glycosyltransferase family 4 protein, coding for MKILFIRQYAPGFFSTFIDKDFDILREEHEVVRFDFRGFQDLPAMVKKVQWCDLTFSWFGKLHAFFAVLLSKLLDKKSIVVSGDDDVTNYIVAGKPYGLCAHPIKRYFAYFIFSHTDLAIAISEFGLQETIFNAKADPKRTMLIYHGFDHSTFKLLPGIIKQGNIVITVAHINEENYHRKGLKLFVDCANLMKDINFIIVGPSDLNTLNLLKNRAGSNVSFIGPQYGQNLIETLGKASVYVQASEWESFGCSVAEAMLCECVPVVSKRTGLPEVVGDAGYYLEYLSPQELADTIKTALVNPQVGKLARQRIIEHFPLEKRRKELLETTKSLMGGMKS
- a CDS encoding acyltransferase — encoded protein: MNNVFIHPSAEVSKNSSIGKGTKIWNHVQIREGAKIGDNCIVGKDVYIDKGVKIGNNTKIQNGISLYNGIIIEDDVLLGPHCVFTNDLYPRSFIADYKIYPILIKRGASIGANATIVCGITIGKYAMIGAGSVVTKNVPDHGFVLGNPARLRGFVCHCGKRLKIMRRLDNHMILICEHCHEKLDISLLAIDAIVDIYQLEDD
- a CDS encoding glycosyltransferase family 2 protein; the protein is MSKLVSIIIPFKDEEKYLQKCLNSVTSQTYNNIEIILVDGMSQDNSAKIATNFVALHPNIYIYENQKLNSAAGLNIGIKKSRGEIVIILGAHSEVFPDYVSKSVDLLEKTEAVVVGGVLNTMGNGYFGEIIAVVLSSAFGTGSKFRFKHSPQFVDTVPFGAYRASIFKEIGLFNEDIPRCEDLELNHRIINAGGKIYIHPDIKATYYCRRKLTGFMKQSYGNGYDIVRAFLQNRNAVSIRHLVPFVFLFSIIILLATSCLWRISKILLISVVSVYILSSIFFSIKLSFHYKIKYLPCLPVVFAILHLSYGVGSFVSFIKSFRREILTKLLSFYLFASFALWSFRTHI
- a CDS encoding glycosyltransferase 87 family protein, whose translation is MGIIGKTAKYFNQKTLRLLAYKNEYDLRPFLISIIILYFLIIYISSFFMSYHLFWRNYLGVPALSPGFADLRGLLSGVESYREGYDPYLDNPHDPFGRKFNYPRIWLNLSVLGITQSLTNLVGIIFAFLFFILLLLIFNKINLGELVFYALAIISPTVMLSVERGNTDLVIFMLIVLGLLILNSKKNSSFWGYFLLIISTILKLFPIFAFASVLREKKGVCIFTSIFALIIFSLYIYLSNDFFLISRNTPRSMGMSYGGLITFDWINTIIKRVLEFNIPRPTIIIIYGIFIFFIFLLSYVLAAKFGGITKDYEPSLHLDAYRTGSFIFIGTFIYGNNFDYRLIFLLIVLPQMTLWIKEQKEFSKTSKYALILLILTLYLSRLGPNYNLNIDEFINWTLLIYFIWTNLVILPNWAKKIVFLGQVKVSV
- a CDS encoding decaprenyl-phosphate phosphoribosyltransferase, which codes for MQNVYAMLESLRPRHWIKNFVVFAGLLFSQNIFNFPLLFKVIFAFLIFCLLSSSVYILNDLTDLEEDRRHPVKSRRPLASGRLKVSHAILILIFLIPFLLGISYYLSLSFFLVALAYFLLQLAYSFSLKRIVILDVFAIACGFALRVVAGAMVIDVEISSWLLICTILLALFLGFSKRRHELVVLEGGAQKHRKVLTDYSPYLLDQMISVVTASTVVSYALYTMSRETIEKFGTRNLIFTIPFVLYGIFRYLYLIHKKEEGGNPESILVTDKPLIVSILLWAITVGIILYGR
- a CDS encoding DUF362 domain-containing protein; its protein translation is MPISKVAALKTSPETILDDYKDLMHLAEYDKFISKDKDTLLKLNLSWTKYFPSCSSQPWQVEGVVKTLIDDGFSRERLFPVENKTVVTDPRKGAVSNKWLPILEKYGLSFIPLPEVKWVRYEFKERLLKLDKIFPEGIEIPEMFIGKNVIHLPTIKTHGHSITTGAVKNSFGGLLKEVRHYAHKYIHEVLVDLMIMQRELHPGIFAVMDGTVCGDGAGPRTMIPEIKNYILASSDSVAIDSIAARMMGFNPMEIPYIRMCHEMGLGVGNPDDIEVTGEDISDISFGFNTKRSLVIWGDQLLRKGFLRFLEKPLLNSPLVFWAPFASNLYHDYLWYPLIGKKRIREFMKTEWGKLFKG
- a CDS encoding MraY family glycosyltransferase, giving the protein MRNLYLFFISLLISFLFTPLTIRLANIWQVVDNPGQVKIQKEPTPRLGGLAIFSGVFLSLLFYLILKEGEIGLQVLGVMLGAMAIFLVGLLDDIFELKPLLKFSGQLLAALIPILFGLRMEIAVSLWISVPLTLFFVLGACNALNLIDGLDGLASGVTILVSTSFLTLFLIQGNPFGALLSLMVMGSNMGFLRYNFHKAKTYMGDSGSLFLGYILAILAILCINSSQNRLSSLLAAVLILGLPVYDTALSILRRYLNKKSISVPDLGHFYNRLMTGYHLSHRKAVGVCWIISSVFGLLGIFSYISTLRIGLFILLSVGIICTIGTFRLGFLEE
- a CDS encoding DegT/DnrJ/EryC1/StrS aminotransferase family protein, with the translated sequence MSKLAIDGGVPVRSKPFPPWPYFSEDEIGAVTRVLKSGKVNYWTGEEGHLFEKEFAESVGCNYGVTVANGSVALELALMALGIGHGDEVVVTPRTFIASASCIVIRGARPVFADVDLNSGNINAETINAVLTPKTKAIICVHLAGWPCDMGPIMDLAKKKGLFVIEDCAQAHGAKYRGRPVGSFGHIACFSFCQDKILTTGGEGGMLLTNDEAVFKKAWSYKDHGKSFDAVYPPLADSSKACWLHESIGTNLRLTEMQSAIGRVVLKKLPHWVKLRRRNAEILEEGVKEYFALRVAIPSEDVYNSYYRYSSYIRPERLNPGWDRDRIVAAINAEGIPSFSWNCSEVYLEKAFNNSQKLKVKSQKRLPNAKELGETSLIFLVHPTLAEEDMEDVLKAIDKVMRVTSHK